In Magnolia sinica isolate HGM2019 chromosome 12, MsV1, whole genome shotgun sequence, a single genomic region encodes these proteins:
- the LOC131220406 gene encoding glutamate receptor 3.6-like produces the protein MKLLWFVGLLVFCWLGALSNGLKGRVTSRPPFVNIGAIFTINSTIGRATKIAIGTAVEDVNADPSILGEIELKVKMQDSNCSGFLGIVEGQSSSNDCCMPP, from the exons ATGAAGCTCCTTTGGTTTGTTGGGTTGTTGGTTTTCTGCTGGTTGGGAGCGCTTTCGAATGGGTTGAAAGGACGTGTTACTTCAAGGCCCCCTTTTGTGAACATTGGAGCTATTTTCACTATCAACTCTACCATTGGGAGAGCTACGAAGATTGCCATTGGGACTGCCGTGGAAGATGTAAATGCAGATCCCAGCATTCTTGGTGAGATAGAGTTGAAAGTTAAGATGCAGGACTCTAATTGCAGCGGGTTTCTTGGAATTGTTGAAG GTCAGTCATCATCCAATGATTGTTGCATGCCACCGTGA